The Nitrospiraceae bacterium genome includes a region encoding these proteins:
- a CDS encoding transposase, translated as MCRSITFNPATLTQNAFMERFNRTCWNEVFNLYLFRILEGVREIMARRVGVHNEYRPP; from the coding sequence GTGTGCCGATCTATCACATTCAACCCGGCCACCCTCACGCAGAACGCTTTTATGGAGCGGTTTAATCGTACCTGTTGGAATGAAGTATTCAATCTTTATTTATTTCGGATTTTGGAAGGCGTTCGGGAGATCATGGCTCGTCGCGTGGGTGTCCATAATGAATACCGACCTCCATGA